In Drosophila bipectinata strain 14024-0381.07 chromosome 2R, DbipHiC1v2, whole genome shotgun sequence, one genomic interval encodes:
- the LOC108119197 gene encoding uncharacterized protein, which yields MKVPGGLSKTELFATGLCVALMSVALSNALDCYVCSYMDGDSDASCVNNASAVRVLNCTMKYCLTVRKELKRNASKVISFLRDCQDEPLINHGNRPDDTIRTYYTSCKQNLCNGHNGRTNNSTGGASGSGAQNAIIPGKSNAQKNCLWAWLLNLLWFQLIF from the exons ATGAAAGTGCCAGGCGGGCTGTCAAAAACCGAACTCTTCGCCACAGGACTCTGTGTCGCCTTAATGTCAGTGGCCCTCTCAAATG CTCTCGACTGCTATGTGTGCAGCTACATGGATGGGGACAGTGATGCCTCGTGTGTGAATAACGCCAGTGCGGTTAGAGTGCTCAACTGCACCATGAAGTACTGCCTTACGGTGCGAAAAGAGCTGAAG CGCAACGCCAGCAAAGTGATATCATTTTTGAGGGACTGCCAGGACGAACCTTTG ATTAATCATGGAAATAGGCCAGACGACACCATTCGCACTTACTACACATCCTGCAAGCAGAACCTCTGCAATGGTCACAATGGCAGGACTAATAACTCCACAGGAGGAGCAAGTGGCAGTGGCGCCCAAAATGCCATCATTCCCGGAAAGAGTAATGCCCAAAAAAATTGTCTTTGGGCTTGGTTACTAAACTTGTTATGGTTTCAACtaattttttaa
- the Rgk1 gene encoding uncharacterized protein Rgk1 isoform X1 — MTADPISLCFWICLQPDRYVPGSPIFRDASSPTPHSALEGPITSPPTASASSANVSSPGSTTSGAGPGTGTGLSRNRGARAMTASLAHAPQGNHNSSSSHSTSAKSKPPAGYMSTRSAAMMALALGQSPSDKSPSAPRANSPAPPSKPHAQIQPQSHSQSPRPSARRISNASPPVNASRSKPSTPTATRAAAQLNGSGIFSGGSNSSGSDNDGFSTSGSSAATALRRLYFKSGRSIKNKINASTSSGTPLNGLPLNPVSSAYHNSVGGPMHNMTTAGGVPKLVVMGTSSASIPDTTINTSTDSACTLITNVTHTDTSETCDSLDLGDNSGPSEPLFSSLEEPLLTAVHIDSEHEDRATGVNGRGGGGATELELTSCSRYPPRPDMNLQDSTESQESCLSILTGEPTSTTPLLSSQRRHPAGSHSPGSQQRERQREREPSTAPPPTTRGREHFTFDPPQSPKSARSSEKSASHFSFKSYANEGGPGAGAGLGAVTGTGGGGIGAGVGGTPSTVAASEGDEEDDERSGDSVGNRSKKLRPRDRDRDPNHISPSVSPSHSRRASPKREKRRTTPTASTGAIAKVSSAPPTMKEGNFFGSSMKQKQRQSNQNVPPHQLSPSSTSQQQQRKYSSSSSSGSSERCLKEAIGPGTMFPFDREALDYERIQRECFAPSSTTTASNSSDSDEAENCSVYERKSGADIFQQYSRLSHQEQALQQHYQDQQRDWERDRPPSRKNSKRIRPDSVIHTTIRENQQYVPQSDAFYPQAKSSSSPSDHSYAELNKFDDIASKFEQIPPKHGSGSASGSRSGSMLNLHHMMPSPGSESAVSPTDSASRRSFKNKQRNKEEHFYIQTEDRTGGSGPINVTPNPLEAAAVCKQPRATIVVQQPSLSLDNTVETLLIKNEGDFISVEQGKELVARKRNSQQLSHPPSHLHHLPHHGHNQYQHPHHQQQHKRDENMRQLLDVTNTLTIEELRDFEMRYGSPHHSRSQSVKMPGSRASGRPNQLCLPQQRSRVASMPNTGVEEEYYRLRHFSITGKGVVNRGDSLKSRRSRSNNSVASSNSSTEHLTAQQQLSAPTSTSARTSLASSRESSTSNPGNGPYRVLMLGGPAVGKSSLVSQFMTSEYLHAYDTSIDDESGEKAVSVLLSGEESELIFIDHGYTEMTPDECLTNYDPHGYCVIYSAADRSSFSVAEQVLQVLWTNQNIAQKAVILVSNKADLARSRLVTSEEGKAMATAYDCKFIETSVGINHNVDELLVGLLSQIRLKLENPEKSRDLFRKRSIRKSKRRACSPLNAGCLNANTPLGPLGEAVGTPPGSAQSSPRKYRGSRTSTSLKVKGLLGRVWTRDSKSKSCENLHVL; from the exons CCCGATCGCTATGTCCCCGGCTCCCCCATCTTCCGCGACGCCAGCAGCCCAACGCCCCACTCCGCCCTCGAGGGGCCTATAACATCGCCGCCCACCGCCTCCGCCTCGTCTGCCAACGTCTCCTCCCCAGGCTCCACAACATCGGGAGCAGGTCCTGGGACAGGTACAGGATTGTCCAGAAATCGAGGAGCCAGAG CCATGACGGCATCCTTGGCTCACGCTCCACAAGGTAACCACAACTCAAGCAGCAGCCACTCCACTTCCGCCAAGTCAAAGCCTCCTGCTGGCTACATGAGCACCCGCTCGGCAGCGATgatggctctggctctgggcCAGTCCCCCAGCGACAAGTCGCCATCAGCCCCGCGAGCCAACTCTCCAGCCCCGCCGTCCAAGCCGCATGCCCAGATACAGCCACAGAGCCATAGCCAATCGCCTCGTCCCAGTGCCAGAAGGATCTCCAATGCCTCGCCTCCGGTAAACGCCTCCAGATCGAAGCCCTCAACGCCGACGGCCACCCGAGCAGCTGCCCAGTTAAACGGCAGCGGCATCTTCTCCGGCGGCAGCAACTCCAGCGGCTCGGACAACGATGGATTCAGTACGTCCGGGTCATCGGCGGCCACGGCTCTGCGAAGACTATACTTCAAGAGCGGGCGCAGCATCAAGAACAAGATCAACGCCTCCACTTCCTCAGGCACGCCCCTGAACGGTCTGCCCCTTAATCCGGTCTCCAGCGCCTATCACAACTCGGTGGGCGGACCCATGCATAATATGACCACGGCGGGTGGAGTGCCCAAG CTGGTGGTCATGGGCACCTCTTCGGCCTCCATTCCGGACACAACCATCAATACATCCACGGACTCGGCCTGCACGCTCATCACGAATGTGACCCACACGGACACGTCGGAGACGTGCGACTCCCTGGACCTGG GCGACAACTCGGGTCCAAGCGAGCCGCTGTTCAGCTCCCTGGAGGAGCCCCTGCTCACCGCCGTCCACATCGATTCGGAGCACGAGGACAGGGCGACGGGCGTCAATGGACGTGGTGGAGGTGGTGCCACTGAGCTGGAACTAACGAGCTGCTCGAGGTATCCGCCCAGGCCGGACATGAATCTGCAGGACAGCACCGAG AGCCAGGAATCCTGTTTATCCATCCTGACCGGAGAACCCACTTCGACTACACCACTATTATCCTCGCAAAGGCGCCACCCAGCAGGCAGTCACTCGCCCGGAAGCCAACAGCGGGAAAGGCAACGGGAAAGAGAGCCCAGCACGGCACCTCCGCCAACCACCCGGGGGCGGGAGCACTTCACCTTTGACCCTCCGCAATCGCCCAAGTCGGCGCGCAGCAGCGAAAAGTCCGCCAGTCACTTCTCCTTCAAGAGCTATGCTAATGAAGGGGGTCCTGGCGCTGGAGCAGGACTAGGAGCAGTTACTGGGACAGGAGGGGGAGGAATTGGAGCCGGGGTTGGGGGTACCCCCAGCACAGTAGCCGCCAGCGAGGGCGACGAGGAGGATGACGAACGCAGCGGCGATAGCGTCGGCAATCGCAGCAAAAAGTTACGTCCACGGGATCGGGACCGGGACCCCAATCACATCTCGCCCAGTGTGTCGCCGTCGCACAGCCGTCGGGCTAGTCCCAAGCGGGAAAAGCGACGGACCACGCCCACCGCCTCCACGGGCGCCATAGCCAAGGTCAGTTCGGCGCCGCCCACCATGAAGGAGGGAAACTTCTTCGGCAGCTCCATGAAACAAAAGCAACGGCAGAGCAATCAAAATGTTCCACCCCACCAGCTGTCGCCGTCATCGAcctcgcagcagcagcagcggaagTACTCGTCCAGTTCCTCCAGCGGCAGCAGCGAAAGGTGCCTCAAGGAGGCCATCGGTCCCGGCACCATGTTCCCGTTCGATCGGGAAGCCCTGGATTACGAGCGGATCCAGAGGGAGTGCTTTGCACCCAGCTCCACCACCACGGCAAGCAACAGCAGTGACTCCGATGAGGCGGAGAACTGTTCGGTGTACGAGCGCAAGTCCGGGGCTGACATCTTCCAGCAGTATTCCCGACTCAGTCACCAGGAGCAGGCGCTGCAGCAGCACTATCAGGACCAGCAACGGGACTGGGAACGGGATCGTCCGCCATCGCGCAAAAACTCCAAACGCATCCGACCGGACTCTGTGATCCACACGACGATTCGGGAGAACCAGCAGTATGTGCCGCAGTCGGACGCCTTCTATCCCCAGGCCAAGTCCTCCTCCTCGCCCAGCGACCACTCCTACGCCGAGCTCAACAAGTTCGACGACATTGCCAGCAAGTTCGAGCAGATTCCTCCCAAGCACGGCTCTGGCTCTGCTTCCGGTTCGCGGTCGGGTTCCATGCTGAACCTGCATCACATGATGCCCAGTCCGGGCAGCGAATCCGCCGTAAGTCCCACGGATTCGGCCAGCAGACGTTCTTTTAAGAACAAGCAGCGCAACAAGGAGGAGCACTTCTACATCCAAACGGAGGATCGTACTGGTGGCAGTGGACCAATTAATGTGACTCCCAATCCCCTCGAAGCAGCCGCTGTTTGCAAACAGCCACGAGCTACTATTGTAGTCCAGCAA ccATCTCTGAGTCTGGACAACACGGTGGAGACGCTGCTGATCAAGAACGAGGGCGACTTCATCAGCGTGGAGCAGGGCAAGGAACTGGTGGCCAGAAAACGGAACTCTCAGCAACTTTCACATCCGCCGTCCCATCTGCATCACCTTCCGCACCACGGCCACAACCAGTATCAGCATCCgcaccatcagcagcagcacaaGCGGGACGAGAACATGCGCCAGCTGCTGGATGTAACCAACACGCTCACCATCGAGGAGCTGCGGGACTTTGAGATGCG TTACGGCTCACCCCATCACAGCCGCTCCCAGTCGGTGAAGATGCCCGGAAGCAGAGCTTCTGGAAGACCGAATCAGTTGTGCCTGCCCCAACAGAGATCCAG AGTGGCATCCATGCCGAACACCGGAGTGGAGGAGGAGTACTACAGGCTGAGGCACTTTTCGATCACCGGCAAGGGCGTGGTCAATCGCGGCGACTCACTAAAGAGCCGTCGCAGTCGTTCCAACAACAGCGTGGCCAGTTCGAATTCCAGCACCGAGCACCTGACCGCCCAGCAACAGCTATCCGCCCCCACATCCACCTCCGCACGTACTTCGCTGGCATCCAGCCGGGAAAGCAGCACCTCGAATCCGGGCAATGGACCATACAG GGTCCTGATGCTGGGCGGCCCGGCGGTGGGAAAGAGTTCCCTGGTGTCGCAGTTTATGACATCGGAGTACCTGCATGCTTATGACACGAGCATTG ATGATGAGTCCGGCGAGAAGGCCGTTTCAGTATTACTCAGTGGCGAGGAGTCCGAGCTGATATTCATCGACCATGGATACACCGAAATGACG CCCGATGAGTGCCTGACCAACTACGATCCGCACGGATACTGCGTCATCTATTCGGCGGCGGACAGGAGCAGCTTCAGCGTGGCGGAGCAGGTACTGCAGGTGCTCTGGACCAATCAGAACATCGCCCAGAAGGCGGTCATCCTGGTATCCAACAAAGCGGACCTGGCCAGGAGTCGCCTGGTCACCTCTGAAG AGGGCAAGGCCATGGCCACCGCCTACGATTGTAAATTCATCGAAACCTCGGTGGGCATCAATCACAACGTGGACGAGCTTCTGGTGGGTCTGCTATCTCAGATACGGCTCAAGCTGGAGAATCCTGAAAAGTCCAG GGATCTGTTCCGGAAGCGTTCGATTAGAAAGTCAAAGCGCCGGGCTTGTTCGCCACTGAATGCCGGCTGCTTGAATGCCAACACCCCGCTGGGTCCTTTGGGGGAGGCGGTGGGCACGCCCCCAGGCAGTGCGCAAAGCAG CCCCCGCAAATATCGTGGCTCACGAACCTCCACTAGTCTGAAGGTGAAGGGTCTGCTGGGACGCGTCTGGACGCGGGATTCCAAGTCGAAGAGTTGCGAGAATCTGCATGTGCTCTAA
- the Rgk1 gene encoding GTP-binding protein REM 1 isoform X2, with amino-acid sequence MAPFYKRICRSLSKRYKEPSLSLDNTVETLLIKNEGDFISVEQGKELVARKRNSQQLSHPPSHLHHLPHHGHNQYQHPHHQQQHKRDENMRQLLDVTNTLTIEELRDFEMRYGSPHHSRSQSVKMPGSRASGRPNQLCLPQQRSRVASMPNTGVEEEYYRLRHFSITGKGVVNRGDSLKSRRSRSNNSVASSNSSTEHLTAQQQLSAPTSTSARTSLASSRESSTSNPGNGPYRVLMLGGPAVGKSSLVSQFMTSEYLHAYDTSIDDESGEKAVSVLLSGEESELIFIDHGYTEMTPDECLTNYDPHGYCVIYSAADRSSFSVAEQVLQVLWTNQNIAQKAVILVSNKADLARSRLVTSEEGKAMATAYDCKFIETSVGINHNVDELLVGLLSQIRLKLENPEKSRDLFRKRSIRKSKRRACSPLNAGCLNANTPLGPLGEAVGTPPGSAQSSPRKYRGSRTSTSLKVKGLLGRVWTRDSKSKSCENLHVL; translated from the exons ATGGCGCCCTTCTACAAACGCATCTGCCGCAGTCTCTCCAAGCGGTACAAGGAG ccATCTCTGAGTCTGGACAACACGGTGGAGACGCTGCTGATCAAGAACGAGGGCGACTTCATCAGCGTGGAGCAGGGCAAGGAACTGGTGGCCAGAAAACGGAACTCTCAGCAACTTTCACATCCGCCGTCCCATCTGCATCACCTTCCGCACCACGGCCACAACCAGTATCAGCATCCgcaccatcagcagcagcacaaGCGGGACGAGAACATGCGCCAGCTGCTGGATGTAACCAACACGCTCACCATCGAGGAGCTGCGGGACTTTGAGATGCG TTACGGCTCACCCCATCACAGCCGCTCCCAGTCGGTGAAGATGCCCGGAAGCAGAGCTTCTGGAAGACCGAATCAGTTGTGCCTGCCCCAACAGAGATCCAG AGTGGCATCCATGCCGAACACCGGAGTGGAGGAGGAGTACTACAGGCTGAGGCACTTTTCGATCACCGGCAAGGGCGTGGTCAATCGCGGCGACTCACTAAAGAGCCGTCGCAGTCGTTCCAACAACAGCGTGGCCAGTTCGAATTCCAGCACCGAGCACCTGACCGCCCAGCAACAGCTATCCGCCCCCACATCCACCTCCGCACGTACTTCGCTGGCATCCAGCCGGGAAAGCAGCACCTCGAATCCGGGCAATGGACCATACAG GGTCCTGATGCTGGGCGGCCCGGCGGTGGGAAAGAGTTCCCTGGTGTCGCAGTTTATGACATCGGAGTACCTGCATGCTTATGACACGAGCATTG ATGATGAGTCCGGCGAGAAGGCCGTTTCAGTATTACTCAGTGGCGAGGAGTCCGAGCTGATATTCATCGACCATGGATACACCGAAATGACG CCCGATGAGTGCCTGACCAACTACGATCCGCACGGATACTGCGTCATCTATTCGGCGGCGGACAGGAGCAGCTTCAGCGTGGCGGAGCAGGTACTGCAGGTGCTCTGGACCAATCAGAACATCGCCCAGAAGGCGGTCATCCTGGTATCCAACAAAGCGGACCTGGCCAGGAGTCGCCTGGTCACCTCTGAAG AGGGCAAGGCCATGGCCACCGCCTACGATTGTAAATTCATCGAAACCTCGGTGGGCATCAATCACAACGTGGACGAGCTTCTGGTGGGTCTGCTATCTCAGATACGGCTCAAGCTGGAGAATCCTGAAAAGTCCAG GGATCTGTTCCGGAAGCGTTCGATTAGAAAGTCAAAGCGCCGGGCTTGTTCGCCACTGAATGCCGGCTGCTTGAATGCCAACACCCCGCTGGGTCCTTTGGGGGAGGCGGTGGGCACGCCCCCAGGCAGTGCGCAAAGCAG CCCCCGCAAATATCGTGGCTCACGAACCTCCACTAGTCTGAAGGTGAAGGGTCTGCTGGGACGCGTCTGGACGCGGGATTCCAAGTCGAAGAGTTGCGAGAATCTGCATGTGCTCTAA